In Ferroplasma sp., a single window of DNA contains:
- a CDS encoding PKD domain-containing protein, whose amino-acid sequence MNYKKIIAITFALIMVLSGLAVLSSDIHTPSSITTSPPVPSLVASGTATDEYYGDTSTWNYTVSGSSTSSTSAMSTSAYPAPDYPAYPAAPSTSSWTLSWDGYTLGSGNVSSYDITHSQTYTHTEFKVGSTIHYQTTSHSTTSWKFSVQPSYTWTQYGSLSGVSAGWTLELDSKNQTGTIVLYSALYSSSFTVSGPTYLKPQQDGTFTSSVPSNFTPSRYQWYLDGSAISGATSSLYTTSFSASTDYSIFFLATNSTGFSYKSTTLNGSAGYTLSISAIDNPADASQSVDFSTSVSGGSGTYSYSYVLYDGTSTSDSELDSGTTSSFDYTFSSSGTYLLVYSSTDSNGFNASSSLIQTVNSDPSVSITSSQNPTDTGKTVEFSSSVSGGTSPYNYTWSADGTTYYTKDINVTFTSSGTYTIDLTVSDAADYSVSTSMSETVNSDPVVSASSNVSSADVNYPIEFCSTPSGGTGPYNESWALNGNVISTSQDFSHSFSSSGSYTLTVTVTDGVGVTSSASVTVTINPNPSVTIYSSQNPTDSGNSVTFTSSVSGGTGADTYNWTVNGVQESTASSFPYSFSTSGVYYVNLTVTDSDGHTAFSSLKETVNPDPSVSIKVIHNPTDAYVWANFSAVISGGTGPYNKTWTINGENFYSDYVNYTFTSPGTFTVSLKITDANGNTASASVSEVVNPDPSAKINSEFNPVDQGVNDTLTAEISGGTGPYNTTWSEGSEILNYSSSFHMAFSSTGTYVINLTVVDSLGESYKTSISIKVIEKPSALIEGPNETDVSTETYWEAFGSFGTAPYDDYWYINGVNTSSGLYLEYAFPNTGKFNITLLIVDSQGAKAYTYLNVTVNPLPKVSISVSSSTTDTGLPVAISGIVSGGTGPFNYSISVSSIGIVGYSSSLDYEFPSGQYNITITVYDADGNSAHASISIIVNSLPSVSITSKYPNIDVNTTDVFNATISGGTAPYVKALWYINNSYLENGTSISYSFSSPGVYSLKIIIYDSLNVSASNIIDITVVKYPESSIIASHKNIDAHVPDSFRAETSGGIGPYKDEFLIAGHIFYNSSIPYSFTTPGTYTVELIVSDYFGKDANSYINITVYPDPEIDVYWNGTPTVSEGFKLYSNVTGGIGPYSVSWIFSDQDESGFNVSHIFSLSGPNTFEVKLSDSSGYTVTKNYTIYVNLYVSIAANTTRGLGPLSVQFSSSVLGGSDYSFNWTFSAGHYSLEQNPLYTFPAGNYTVHFTVTSANGAKGYANISIFSLPPPVSITYSTDRNITQYFYFNATANWDAGSIYNMTWSFPNGQSLTGLSISYYFPVYNEFNTVVATFGYNNQTYTEDLNVRMVPATPSVNFTPPSIIPVNTMLSLNATATAPDSNSFTYSWFIDGSSYSGQNQLYYFDNTGNISISVTVTDGLGASATDNKTIDVVPEGKSSSIAISYTKQSAGAMEFYNIKVVSSNGIVAVEAFLSTTELNISEISSSYTSSGEVAHFNITMNQRDYSAGTYSISIVAFNNNSQSNHISAPFTVTSNYASASGFSLGDLITFFGGISNFIIVLLTLGGLIIAYAGMHASRDPDVVIQEGTGKKRKDIVLQGRRKR is encoded by the coding sequence ATGAATTATAAAAAAATAATTGCAATTACATTCGCTTTGATAATGGTGCTTTCGGGGTTAGCTGTATTATCTTCGGATATCCATACACCCTCTTCAATTACCACGTCACCTCCAGTTCCATCACTAGTTGCTTCCGGCACAGCAACAGATGAATACTATGGTGATACTTCTACCTGGAATTATACCGTCTCTGGAAGCAGTACCAGTTCAACCTCTGCAATGAGTACCAGCGCATATCCTGCTCCTGATTACCCCGCATATCCTGCCGCTCCTTCTACTTCTAGCTGGACATTATCCTGGGATGGGTACACGCTTGGTTCCGGAAACGTTTCATCTTATGATATCACACATAGCCAGACTTACACTCATACGGAGTTTAAGGTTGGAAGCACTATACATTATCAGACTACATCTCATTCTACAACAAGCTGGAAATTTTCAGTTCAACCATCATATACATGGACACAGTACGGTTCACTATCGGGTGTGAGTGCAGGGTGGACTCTGGAATTGGATTCAAAAAACCAGACAGGCACAATAGTACTATATTCAGCTCTATATTCTTCCTCTTTCACTGTTTCTGGGCCAACCTATTTAAAACCCCAGCAGGACGGGACTTTCACATCATCAGTTCCATCTAATTTTACCCCATCTCGTTATCAATGGTATTTGGATGGGAGTGCCATCTCAGGGGCTACCAGTTCATTATACACAACATCTTTTTCTGCTTCTACAGATTATTCAATATTCTTCCTTGCAACAAATTCCACGGGCTTTTCATATAAATCTACCACACTTAATGGAAGTGCAGGATACACATTGTCAATATCAGCAATAGATAATCCCGCAGATGCCAGCCAATCCGTAGATTTTAGCACATCAGTATCCGGAGGTTCAGGAACATATTCATATTCCTATGTTCTCTATGATGGGACTTCTACATCTGATTCCGAATTGGATTCAGGCACAACTTCATCATTTGATTACACTTTCAGCTCCTCAGGAACATACCTCCTTGTGTACAGCAGCACCGATTCCAATGGGTTCAATGCATCCTCTTCCCTCATTCAAACCGTCAATTCTGATCCATCCGTATCTATAACAAGCAGTCAAAACCCAACAGATACAGGAAAAACTGTTGAATTTTCCTCATCTGTATCTGGTGGCACTTCCCCATACAATTACACATGGTCTGCGGATGGAACAACATACTATACAAAGGATATAAATGTGACATTCACTTCTTCAGGAACATATACAATAGACCTCACAGTTAGCGATGCAGCAGATTACTCGGTATCCACATCAATGTCAGAGACCGTTAATAGCGATCCTGTTGTTTCAGCCTCATCAAATGTATCCAGTGCGGATGTGAATTATCCGATAGAATTCTGTTCAACGCCAAGCGGAGGAACCGGACCATATAATGAATCCTGGGCCCTGAATGGAAATGTAATATCGACATCGCAGGATTTCTCGCATTCATTTTCATCATCGGGGTCATACACTTTAACTGTAACCGTGACAGATGGTGTTGGTGTTACATCATCGGCATCGGTAACTGTGACAATAAACCCGAATCCATCCGTTACGATATATTCAAGCCAGAACCCAACAGATTCCGGAAATTCTGTTACATTCACCTCATCGGTATCGGGCGGTACAGGAGCAGATACGTATAACTGGACAGTGAACGGTGTTCAGGAATCCACAGCGTCATCATTTCCCTATTCATTTTCAACTTCTGGAGTGTATTATGTAAACCTCACTGTAACCGATAGCGACGGTCATACAGCATTTTCTTCTTTAAAGGAAACTGTAAATCCTGATCCTTCAGTATCAATAAAGGTAATTCATAACCCAACAGATGCATATGTATGGGCAAATTTCTCCGCAGTAATATCCGGCGGTACCGGCCCATATAACAAGACATGGACCATAAACGGAGAAAATTTCTATTCTGATTATGTGAATTATACCTTTACATCTCCAGGAACCTTTACGGTTTCACTAAAAATAACTGATGCAAATGGAAATACCGCATCCGCATCAGTAAGTGAGGTTGTAAATCCTGATCCCAGTGCCAAAATAAATTCCGAATTCAATCCTGTTGACCAGGGAGTTAATGACACATTGACAGCGGAAATATCCGGCGGCACAGGGCCATATAATACAACATGGTCTGAGGGCTCAGAAATCCTAAATTATTCCTCTTCCTTCCATATGGCTTTTTCCAGCACGGGAACATATGTTATAAACCTCACCGTTGTTGACTCACTTGGGGAATCATATAAAACATCAATATCTATAAAGGTCATTGAAAAACCATCTGCACTTATAGAAGGGCCTAATGAAACAGATGTTTCCACAGAGACATACTGGGAGGCCTTCGGCTCATTCGGTACTGCCCCATATGATGATTACTGGTATATTAATGGTGTTAATACAAGCTCGGGCCTGTATTTAGAATATGCTTTCCCAAATACCGGGAAATTCAATATTACCCTTCTTATAGTTGATAGCCAGGGTGCAAAGGCCTATACTTATCTTAATGTAACTGTAAACCCTCTTCCAAAGGTCTCCATATCAGTATCATCATCCACTACAGATACCGGTCTCCCAGTGGCGATATCCGGAATTGTGTCAGGCGGGACAGGCCCATTTAATTATTCGATTTCAGTCTCATCAATAGGCATAGTGGGTTACTCCAGTTCACTGGATTATGAATTCCCCTCAGGACAGTATAATATTACAATAACAGTTTACGATGCAGACGGCAACAGTGCCCATGCATCTATCTCAATAATAGTAAATTCACTTCCTTCCGTATCGATAACTTCAAAATATCCAAATATAGATGTAAACACCACAGACGTCTTCAATGCAACAATTTCAGGTGGCACGGCGCCATATGTAAAGGCTTTATGGTATATCAACAATTCATACCTTGAAAACGGGACGTCAATATCATACTCATTTTCATCACCAGGAGTGTACTCTTTAAAAATAATAATATATGATTCATTGAATGTATCGGCATCAAATATAATAGATATAACTGTTGTAAAATATCCCGAATCATCGATAATAGCATCGCATAAAAATATAGATGCACATGTCCCAGATTCATTCAGGGCCGAGACCTCTGGAGGAATAGGCCCCTACAAAGATGAATTCCTGATAGCCGGACATATATTTTACAATTCATCAATACCATATTCATTTACAACTCCTGGAACTTATACTGTTGAGTTAATAGTTTCAGATTATTTTGGCAAGGATGCAAATTCATATATAAACATAACCGTTTATCCAGATCCAGAAATAGATGTTTACTGGAACGGGACGCCAACAGTATCAGAGGGTTTCAAATTATACTCAAATGTAACTGGGGGCATAGGTCCGTACTCTGTATCCTGGATATTTTCTGACCAGGACGAGTCAGGATTTAATGTATCCCATATATTTTCATTGTCAGGACCCAACACCTTCGAGGTGAAACTATCTGATTCGTCAGGCTACACTGTAACAAAGAATTACACAATATATGTGAATTTATATGTCTCAATAGCGGCTAATACCACAAGAGGCCTTGGTCCACTATCAGTCCAGTTTTCATCCAGTGTTTTAGGCGGCTCAGATTATTCATTCAACTGGACGTTCTCTGCCGGGCATTACTCACTCGAACAGAACCCGCTTTATACATTCCCGGCAGGAAATTATACGGTGCATTTCACAGTGACATCGGCAAACGGTGCGAAAGGCTATGCCAATATATCAATATTCAGCCTTCCACCTCCAGTATCAATAACTTACAGTACTGACAGGAATATAACTCAGTATTTCTATTTCAATGCCACAGCAAACTGGGATGCTGGGTCTATTTATAACATGACATGGTCTTTCCCGAATGGCCAGAGTTTAACGGGCCTGTCAATATCATACTATTTCCCCGTGTACAATGAATTTAACACTGTTGTGGCTACATTTGGATATAACAACCAGACCTATACAGAAGACTTGAATGTGCGCATGGTACCGGCTACTCCGTCAGTTAATTTTACTCCACCATCAATCATACCGGTCAACACCATGCTATCACTGAATGCTACTGCTACAGCACCCGATTCCAATTCTTTCACATATTCCTGGTTTATCGATGGATCTTCTTATTCTGGCCAGAACCAGTTATATTATTTTGACAATACCGGAAACATCTCAATATCTGTCACAGTCACAGATGGCCTGGGAGCTTCCGCCACAGACAACAAAACCATCGATGTAGTGCCGGAGGGCAAGAGCAGCAGCATAGCAATATCATACACCAAACAGTCAGCAGGTGCAATGGAATTCTACAACATCAAGGTGGTGTCTTCCAATGGAATCGTAGCAGTAGAAGCTTTCCTTAGTACTACAGAACTGAATATCTCAGAAATAAGTTCATCATACACATCTTCCGGCGAAGTAGCACATTTCAACATCACAATGAACCAGAGGGATTACTCAGCAGGTACATACAGCATATCGATCGTAGCATTCAACAACAATTCCCAGAGCAACCATATATCCGCGCCATTCACAGTAACAAGCAATTATGCATCCGCATCAGGATTTTCCCTTGGAGACCTAATAACATTCTTTGGCGGGATTTCCAACTTTATTATTGTTTTACTGACGTTAGGAGGCCTGATAATTGCATATGCAGGCATGCATGCATCCAGGGACCCCGATGTAGTGATCCAGGAAGGCACAGGGAAGAAGAGGAAGGACATTGTGCTGCAGGGCAGGAGAAAGAGGTGA